The Gossypium hirsutum isolate 1008001.06 chromosome D07, Gossypium_hirsutum_v2.1, whole genome shotgun sequence genome includes the window CGAGCATAGACACCCCAGGCACAATACTTACACTGTTGAGGGGTCTGTCGGCTCTTGATGGATGACACTTCTAAGACTTCTCCAAAGAGAGAGTCTGACCTCCCCTctacaggtttttttttttttcatttttgctcATTGGTTTTTCACCTTTAACAGGAAAGGAATGAAAGACTGTTTTACAAGCTTTTGATTGATAATGTTGAGGAGTTGCTCCCAATTGTTTATACCCCAACTGTAGGTGAAGCTTGCCAGAAGTATGGAAGCATCTTTAGGCGACCGCAGGGTCTTTATATAAGTTTGAAAGAGAAGTATGAATGTTTCTCTGCTTTTGTATAATTTGAATATCCTAGTGGATTGGCTCAATTTAATTCGACAATAACGTGCAGGGGAAAAGTTCTTGATGTTTTGAAGAATTGGCCTGAAAGGAATATTCAAGTTATTGTTGTAACTGATGGTGAGCGTATTTTGGGACTTGGGGATCTTGGCTGTCaggtaaattgattaaattagaaACGTTTTAATGCGGTTTTTGTATTCTGTATTGTAAATGAGTAACTAGTTTGGATATGAGTGTGTTGGAAATTCAGGGGATGGGAATTCCTGTTGGGAAATTGTCTTTGTACACAGCACTCGGAGGGGTTCGTCCTTCAGCGGTAAGCATTGTTATGTTCTTAGGATGAAATTTTACATAGTTAAAGGAGAAGTGAACTTTGGATATAAACGGCACTTGTAATGATGCTATCATAATGATTGATTCCGCCTTATAGTGTTTACCAGTGACCATCGATGTGGGCACAAATAATGAGCAGTTGTTGAAAGATGAGTTCTACATTGGACTTAGACAAAGGAGGGCAACCGCACAGGTTTGCAGATTTTAATATCTTAATTATCATGAACATAACTTATGTTATTCTGAGGTTGTTTTGGTTACATTTTAGGAATACGCTGACTTGCTACACGAGTTCATGAGTGCTGTCAAGCAGAACTATGGGGAAAAAGTTCTTATACAGGTAGGACACTTCCTTTTGTCTTTTAGAATGTATTTTCTTCTTGCATTTTCCTAACCATGTTCTTGAAATGTTATGCAGTTTGAAGATTTTGCAAATCATAATGCTTTTACATTGCTTGCGAAATACGGCACAACCCACCTTGTCTTCAATGATGATATACAGGTTGGTGATTCTAGCAACATTGTAGGGAGCTCCCTCATTACGATTGTTCgggtttttctttaatttatgaTCACTTTTGGTGCAGGGGACGGCATCCGTTGTTCTTGCTGGGGTTGTCGCTGCATTGAAGTTGATTGGTGGTACTCTAGCTGACCACAAATTCTTGTTCCTTGGTGCCGGGGAAGTAAGACACCAATCTCTGCCTCGTCATTTTTTTTTCCTGGGAAGGGAAGGGAGCAATATGCTgaaataatttacttttaatgGACCAATTGGAAATACCTCTCGATCGAGTCACTGATGGTTGCTTTTGTCGTACTGTTGCAGGCTGGGACTGGTATAGCAGAGCTTATAGCTCTCGAGATGTCAAAGCAGGTAAAAGCATACTAATAAGAGTTTTACAGATCTTTTTAGTGATCGTAAATTCCATTGCAGTGCTCGGAgtgattatttttttgttaacttTCAGACAAAAATTCCTGTGGAAGAGACCCGTAAGAAAATCTGGCTTGTGGACTCAAAGGAATCTATAAGCTTGGCCTCGATTGTTGTAGAAATAAATATATCGTATGAACATCCATTTTCACCTAAATTGGCATGAGAAAAACTTCAGGGACTGATTGTTAACTCTCGCAAAGAATCACTTCAACACTTCAAGAAACCATGGGCTCATGACCATGAACCTGTTAAGGATCTATTAGGTGCTGTCAAGGTAAGAAAAATATTACTTACTTTCGTGTTTTTTAAACTAATTTCCGGTGCTTACTTTTCTCATACTTCTTCAGGCTATCAAGCCAACTGTTTTGATTGGGTCA containing:
- the LOC107932189 gene encoding NADP-dependent malic enzyme — its product is MESTLKEMRGGESVLDLSPKATVGGGVEDVYGEDCATEEQLVTPWTHSVASGYSLLRDPHHNKGLAFTEKERDSHYLLGLLPPAVVTQQLQEKKLMDNLRKYEVLLQKYMAMMELQERNERLFYKLLIDNVEELLPIVYTPTVGEACQKYGSIFRRPQGLYISLKEKGKVLDVLKNWPERNIQVIVVTDGERILGLGDLGCQGMGIPVGKLSLYTALGGVRPSACLPVTIDVGTNNEQLLKDEFYIGLRQRRATAQEYADLLHEFMSAVKQNYGEKVLIQFEDFANHNAFTLLAKYGTTHLVFNDDIQGTASVVLAGVVAALKLIGGTLADHKFLFLGAGEAGTGIAELIALEMSKQTKIPVEETRKKIWLVDSKGLIVNSRKESLQHFKKPWAHDHEPVKDLLGAVKAIKPTVLIGSSGVGRTFTKEIIETVTSFNEKPLIMALSNPTSQSECTAEEAYTWSQGRAIFASGSPFDPFEYNGKVFVPGQANNAYIFPGFGLGLVISGAIRVHDDMLLAASEALAKQVSDENYNKGLIYPPFSNIRKISANIAANVAAKAYELGVATRLPRPANLVKYAESCMYSPVYRSYR